One region of Bombus affinis isolate iyBomAffi1 chromosome 3, iyBomAffi1.2, whole genome shotgun sequence genomic DNA includes:
- the LOC126914220 gene encoding leucine-rich repeat-containing protein 70-like: MRGSLGTIILATCLAACTAICRPGLDGREDWYQCEGLSDLNQLQIPAGAAGINIINSNISKIKTGAFSKYSDSLVELNITGCGVEDIEPDAFRGLKKLQVLGLVNNKIRKIDASWIRGLSSLKALILWRNRIVDIDPEIYDLLTELQVWDIAHNELNACLSPDMLRKLKKLRKILIAGNPWSYRCRSSMTWYLGSNHIRFVRDWSISDLLIEECLAHEPGAEQDDVILNKCVDRRVGSSDTLPYIVAGLNEQVRELTQKISNLEADVATLKKSKM; encoded by the exons ATGAGAGGCTCGCTCGGAACGATAATCTTAGCGACATGTTTGGCGGCCTGCACGGCGATCTGTCGTCCTGGATTGGATGGACGGGAAGATTGGTACCAGTGCGAGGGATTAAGCGATTTAAAC CAATTACAGATACCAGCCGGAGCAGCCGGGATCAATATCATCAATTCGAACATCAGCAAAATTAAGACTGGCGCATTTTCCAAATATTCTGACTCGCTCGTTGAATTAAACATAACGGGATGTGGCGTGGAGGATATCGAGCCAGATGCTTTCAGAGGTCTTAAGAAATTGCAAGTGTTGGGTCTGGTCAACAATAAGATCCGGAAGATCGATGCCTCCTGGATCAGAGGATTATCGAGTTTGAAAGCGTTAATCCTGTGGCGTAATCGGATCGTCGATATAGATCCGGAAATTTACGATCTGCTCACGGAACTGCAAGTTTGGGACATCGCTCACAACGAGCTGAACGCATGCCTGTCTCCGGACATGTTGAGGAAGCTGAAGAAACTACGTAAAATTTTAATCGCCGGCAATCCCTGGTCTTATAGGTGTCGTTCCTCGATGACCTGGTATTTGGGCAGCAATCATATCCGTTTCGTCAGGGATTGGAGTATCAGCGACCTGTTAATCGAGGAATGTTTGGCTCACGAACCTGGTGCGGAACAGGACGACGTCATTTTGAATAAATGCGTCGATAGGAGAGTTGGATCGTCCGATACGTTGCCGTACATCGTGGCTGGATTGAACGAACAAGTTCGTGAACTTACTCAGAAGATTTCTAACTTGGAAGCTGACGTAGCAACGCTGAAGAAATCGAAAATGTAA